Proteins from a single region of Candidatus Scalindua japonica:
- a CDS encoding NAD(P)H-hydrate epimerase, with protein sequence MDITKRALGRNKIREIDRKAIDEYEIPGIILMENAGRNVAEEVLKMLSGIDKARVAIFCGKGNNGGDGFVIARHLYNKGVNVSVFLTTEISRVLSEGDASTNLKILLNMNFKIRELKEEHIEEVVKTLHDYNIIVDAIFGTGLSGEVREPVRTLIEKINETDIPVVSVDIPSGLGCDDGVVLGVAVKAAKTVTFVAPKTGFFQGQGKEYTGELIVSDISVPKELTVS encoded by the coding sequence ATGGATATCACGAAAAGGGCATTAGGGCGGAATAAAATAAGAGAGATTGACCGAAAAGCAATAGATGAATATGAAATCCCCGGAATTATATTAATGGAAAACGCGGGCAGGAATGTTGCGGAAGAGGTTTTAAAGATGCTGTCCGGGATAGATAAAGCCAGGGTGGCTATATTTTGTGGAAAAGGAAATAATGGTGGTGACGGTTTTGTTATTGCTCGCCATCTTTATAATAAAGGAGTGAATGTCTCTGTCTTTTTAACAACTGAGATATCTCGTGTTCTTTCTGAAGGTGACGCCTCAACAAATCTGAAGATTCTGCTGAATATGAATTTTAAAATACGAGAGCTAAAGGAAGAGCATATTGAGGAAGTTGTAAAAACGCTTCACGATTATAATATAATTGTTGACGCAATCTTCGGGACGGGTTTAAGCGGTGAAGTAAGAGAGCCTGTAAGGACCCTGATAGAGAAAATTAATGAAACCGATATTCCTGTTGTCTCTGTTGATATACCTTCCGGTTTGGGTTGTGATGATGGTGTTGTGCTTGGGGTTGCAGTGAAAGCCGCAAAAACAGTCACATTCGTTGCTCCGAAAACCGGCTTTTTTCAAGGACAAGGTAAAGAATATACCGGAGAACTGATAGTGTCAGATATAAGTGTACCTAAGGAGTTGACTGTATCTTGA
- a CDS encoding MoaD/ThiS family protein, translated as MPVKVRIPTPLRSLTNGSEEVTVEGNSIKEVIDNLESNHKGFKERLCDENGQIRRFINFYLNDEDIRFKDNQETPVNDGDQISIVPAIAGGRIAAS; from the coding sequence ATGCCGGTTAAAGTAAGAATTCCAACACCATTAAGGTCGTTAACAAACGGATCAGAAGAAGTTACTGTAGAGGGTAACTCTATCAAAGAAGTGATTGATAATCTTGAATCTAATCACAAAGGATTTAAGGAGCGTCTCTGTGATGAAAACGGACAGATCAGAAGGTTTATTAATTTCTACCTTAATGATGAAGATATAAGGTTTAAAGATAACCAGGAGACTCCGGTCAATGATGGAGATCAGATTTCAATTGTACCGGCAATAGCAGGAGGACGCATAGCCGCCAGCTAA
- a CDS encoding endonuclease V → MKYQKLHPWNVDYKRAAEIQGRLEKSIVLICAAKNFKIIAGADVSYLPTRTIREGKRSSTGTKKGKMFYASVMVFELKTMERVEAVTASGIVDFPYIPGLLSFRESPILLKAFAKIKSNPDVIILDAQGIAHPRGIGLASHIGLLLDKPTIGCAKTRLIGDYNEVGEEMGCYSPLTVQDKVVGAVLRTRKNVKPVFVSPGHKIDLKTSIGLILKSCRGCRLPEPIRQAHNLVKKTATGKE, encoded by the coding sequence ATGAAATATCAGAAACTTCATCCATGGAACGTAGACTATAAAAGGGCAGCCGAGATCCAGGGGAGATTAGAGAAGAGCATTGTTTTAATATGTGCGGCAAAAAACTTTAAAATTATTGCCGGGGCAGATGTTTCTTATTTACCCACACGCACCATCCGGGAAGGTAAACGCAGTTCGACAGGTACGAAGAAGGGTAAAATGTTTTATGCGAGCGTAATGGTGTTTGAGTTAAAAACAATGGAAAGAGTTGAGGCAGTTACGGCAAGCGGCATAGTTGATTTTCCTTATATCCCCGGCTTACTGAGCTTTCGGGAGTCGCCAATTTTACTGAAAGCATTTGCAAAGATTAAATCAAACCCTGATGTGATTATATTAGACGCACAAGGCATCGCGCACCCTCGTGGAATCGGTTTGGCATCTCATATTGGGTTGCTGTTAGATAAACCAACAATCGGATGCGCAAAAACCAGGCTGATAGGTGATTATAATGAAGTGGGTGAAGAGATGGGTTGTTATTCCCCTCTTACCGTGCAGGATAAAGTTGTGGGTGCGGTGCTCAGAACGAGAAAAAACGTTAAGCCGGTTTTCGTATCTCCAGGCCACAAAATCGATTTAAAAACGTCCATTGGTCTTATTTTGAAGAGCTGTCGTGGGTGCCGACTTCCAGAGCCGATAAGACAGGCACACAACCTGGTTAAGAAAACAGCAACCGGCAAGGAGTAA